From the Chloroflexus aurantiacus J-10-fl genome, one window contains:
- a CDS encoding globin codes for MSEPTIYEQIGGEATFRRIVDIFYARVEADPRLRHLFPADLEPGKEHQRLFLMQYFGGPRTYSERRGHPRLRMRHAPFPIGPRERDAWLEHMLAALNEAGVPEPARSVMENYFRHAAQAMMNRLGED; via the coding sequence ATGAGTGAGCCAACGATCTACGAGCAAATAGGTGGTGAAGCAACCTTTCGGCGGATCGTCGATATTTTTTATGCGCGGGTGGAAGCCGACCCACGTTTGCGCCATCTTTTTCCAGCCGATCTCGAACCGGGCAAAGAGCATCAGCGTCTCTTCTTGATGCAATATTTCGGTGGTCCGCGCACATACAGCGAGCGTCGCGGACATCCACGGTTACGTATGCGGCATGCGCCATTTCCCATCGGACCACGTGAGCGTGATGCCTGGCTGGAACATATGCTGGCCGCGCTCAATGAAGCCGGTGTTCCGGAGCCGGCCCGTTCGGTGATGGAGAACTATTTTCGCCATGCGGCACAGGCAATGATGAATCGTTTGGGGGAAGACTAG